A region from the Geobacillus vulcani PSS1 genome encodes:
- the cyoE gene encoding heme o synthase, with the protein MADLKAVHQAAADAGHRPQASVKAIWKELSSVIKIGIVNSNLITTFAGMWLAFYFTGEHFLENLHLVFFTLFGAALVIAGSCAINNYIDRDIDQYMERTKVRPTVTGTMDPRRVLWLGAALVVIGEMSLLMTTVTAAVVGLIGVVTYVFLYTLWTKRHYTINTVVGSISGAVPPVIGWTAVDPDFHVVPLILFLIMFLWQPPHFLALAMRRCEEYRAAGIPMLPVVHGFAMTKRQIIVWVACLLPLPFYLFSLGVPFLTVATLLNVGWLLLGLVGLKMKDDLKWAKWMFVYSLNYLTILFVAMVIATLW; encoded by the coding sequence ATGGCCGATTTGAAAGCGGTGCATCAAGCCGCAGCCGATGCGGGGCATCGTCCGCAGGCGAGCGTGAAGGCGATATGGAAAGAGCTGTCGTCTGTTATCAAAATCGGAATCGTCAATTCGAATTTAATTACGACATTCGCCGGAATGTGGCTGGCGTTTTATTTTACCGGGGAGCACTTTTTGGAAAACTTGCATCTTGTCTTTTTCACGCTGTTTGGAGCGGCGCTTGTCATTGCTGGCTCATGCGCCATCAACAACTATATTGACCGCGACATCGACCAATATATGGAGCGGACGAAAGTGCGCCCGACCGTCACCGGGACAATGGATCCACGGCGGGTGCTTTGGCTTGGGGCGGCGCTTGTCGTGATCGGTGAGATGAGCCTGCTTATGACAACGGTTACGGCTGCAGTCGTCGGATTGATCGGTGTGGTGACGTATGTCTTCTTATACACGCTTTGGACGAAGCGCCATTATACGATCAACACCGTTGTCGGCAGCATTTCCGGCGCTGTGCCGCCGGTCATCGGCTGGACGGCGGTCGACCCGGATTTTCATGTTGTTCCGCTTATTTTATTTTTAATTATGTTCTTATGGCAGCCGCCGCACTTTTTGGCGTTGGCCATGAGGCGGTGTGAGGAATACCGAGCTGCCGGCATCCCGATGCTGCCGGTTGTCCATGGGTTTGCCATGACGAAGCGGCAAATTATTGTTTGGGTGGCATGTTTGCTGCCGTTGCCGTTTTACTTGTTTTCGCTCGGTGTGCCGTTTTTAACGGTAGCCACGTTGCTCAATGTCGGGTGGCTGCTGTTGGGATTGGTGGGCTTGAAAATGAAAGATGACCTCAAATGGGCGAAGTGGATGTTCGTCTATTCGCTCAACTATTTGACGATTTTGTTCGTGGCGATGGTCATCGCGACGCTTTGGTGA
- a CDS encoding COX15/CtaA family protein encodes MQRSLKWFASATTLAMLFVLIGGALVTKTGSGMGCGRSWPLCNGQWVPDHITPELVIELSHRLISGLAGIMVLILSIWAWRAIGHVRETKFLAVLSFVFLVLQGLIGAAAVVWGQSDFVLALHFGISLISFAAVLLLTLLIFEIDKTFSAASLSLDGKMRFHIYGIIIYSYIVVYTGAVVRHTNASLACPSWPLCAKTRIFPVQFHEWVQMGHRLAAAVIVIWIAAAAIHAVRHYREQPVIYYGWLIALFLVLAQMTTGALVVFTQLNLYIALAHAFFISCLFGVLSYLLLLALRTRRAPVKAADHSAREAAPATLK; translated from the coding sequence TTGCAACGTTCACTGAAATGGTTTGCCTCGGCAACCACGTTGGCGATGCTGTTTGTCCTGATCGGCGGGGCGCTCGTGACCAAAACCGGCTCCGGCATGGGGTGCGGCCGATCATGGCCGCTGTGCAACGGCCAATGGGTGCCTGACCACATCACACCCGAACTCGTCATTGAGTTGAGCCACCGCCTCATCTCCGGGCTTGCCGGCATCATGGTGCTCATCCTTTCGATCTGGGCGTGGAGAGCCATTGGCCATGTGCGGGAAACGAAGTTTTTGGCTGTCCTATCGTTTGTCTTTCTCGTCTTGCAAGGGCTGATCGGCGCCGCCGCGGTTGTGTGGGGGCAGTCCGATTTCGTCCTCGCCTTGCATTTCGGCATTTCGCTCATTTCGTTTGCTGCTGTGCTGCTGTTGACGCTATTGATTTTTGAAATTGACAAAACGTTTTCCGCCGCTTCGCTTTCCCTTGACGGCAAAATGCGGTTTCATATTTATGGCATCATCATTTACTCGTACATCGTCGTCTACACCGGGGCGGTGGTGCGCCATACGAACGCCAGCCTCGCTTGTCCGAGCTGGCCGCTGTGCGCGAAAACGCGCATCTTCCCGGTTCAATTTCATGAATGGGTGCAGATGGGCCATCGGTTGGCTGCTGCCGTCATCGTCATTTGGATCGCCGCCGCCGCGATCCATGCCGTGCGCCATTATCGCGAGCAGCCGGTCATCTACTACGGGTGGCTGATCGCCCTTTTTCTCGTGCTCGCGCAAATGACGACTGGAGCGCTTGTCGTGTTTACGCAGCTGAATTTATACATTGCCTTGGCACATGCCTTTTTCATTTCCTGCCTGTTCGGTGTGCTCAGCTATTTATTGCTTTTGGCGCTCCGCACCCGCCGCGCGCCGGTAAAAGCCGCCGACCATTCAGCGCGGGAAGCGGCGCCGGCCACGTTGAAATGA
- the pyc gene encoding pyruvate carboxylase — MRTRRIRKVLVANRGEIAIRVFRACTELDIRTVAIYSKEDVGSYHRYKADEAYLVGEGKKPIEAYLDIEGIIEIAKTHDVDAIHPGYGFLSENIQFAKRCREEGIIFIGPNEDHLDMFGDKVKARHAAMKAGIPVIPGSDGPVGGLEDVVRFAETHGYPIIIKAALGGGGRGMRIVRSKSEVKEAFERAKSEAKAAFGSDDVYVEKLIEKPKHIEVQILGDHEGNIVHLYERDCSVQRRHQKVVEVAPSVSLSDELRERICEAAVQLMKSVGYVNAGTVEFLVSGDEFYFIEVNPRIQVEHTITEMITGIDIVQSQILIADGFSLHSPEVGIPKQEDIRINGYAIQSRVTTEDPLNNFMPDTGKIMAYRSGGGFGVRLDAGNGFQGAVITPYYDSLLVKVSTWALTFEQAARKMLRNLREFRIRGIKTNIPFLENVVQHPKFLSGEYDTSFIDTTPELFVFPRRKDRGTKMLTYIGTVTVNGFPGIGKKKKPVFDKPRVPKVSQTEPIPAGTKQILDERGPEGLVRWIQEQPRVLLTDTTFRDAHQSLLATRVRTIDLLRIAEPTARLLPNLFSLEMWGGATFDVAYRFLKEDPWDRLLKLRERIPNVLFQMLLRSANAVGYKNYPDNVIREFVDKSAQAGIDVFRIFDSLNWVKGMTVAIDAVRQSGKIAEAAICYTGDILDPNRPKYNLDYYKALAKELEQAGAHILGIKDMAGLLKPQAAYVLISALKETVDIPIHLHTHDTSGNGIYTYAKAIEAGVDIVDVAVSSMAGLTSQPSANTLYYALEGTERAPEVDIYGLEQLARYWEDVRKFYQEFESGMNAPHTEVYMHEMPGGQYSNLQQQAKAVGLGDRWDEVKEMYRRVNDLFGDIVKVTPSSKVVGDMALYMVQNNLTEQDIFERGETLNFPDSVVEFFEGYLGQPHGGFPKELQRIILKGREPITVRPGELLEPVDFEQIKRELYDKLGREVTDFDAIAYALYPKVFLEYAETVEKYGDISVLDTPTFLYGMRLGEEIEVEIERGKTLIVKLVSIGQPQADGTRVVYFELNGQPREVIIRDESIKAAVAERIKADRTNPNHIAATMPGTVVKVLVEKGEKVDKGDHLMVTEAMKMETTVQAPFAGIVKDIYVKSGDAIQAGDLLIELSK; from the coding sequence ATGAGGACAAGACGAATTCGCAAAGTGCTGGTAGCCAACCGCGGAGAGATCGCCATTCGCGTGTTCCGCGCCTGCACGGAGCTTGATATCCGCACGGTGGCGATTTATTCAAAGGAAGATGTCGGCTCGTACCACCGCTACAAAGCGGATGAGGCATATTTGGTCGGCGAAGGGAAAAAGCCGATCGAAGCCTACTTGGACATCGAAGGCATCATCGAGATCGCCAAAACTCATGATGTCGATGCCATCCATCCGGGTTATGGGTTTTTGTCGGAAAACATTCAATTTGCCAAACGATGCCGCGAAGAGGGGATTATTTTCATCGGCCCGAACGAAGATCATTTGGATATGTTTGGTGATAAAGTGAAAGCGCGCCATGCGGCCATGAAGGCGGGCATTCCCGTCATTCCAGGCAGCGATGGACCGGTCGGTGGCCTTGAAGACGTTGTCCGCTTTGCCGAGACGCACGGATACCCGATCATCATTAAAGCGGCGCTTGGCGGCGGCGGCCGGGGCATGCGCATCGTCCGCTCGAAGTCGGAAGTAAAGGAAGCGTTTGAGCGGGCCAAGTCGGAAGCGAAAGCAGCGTTTGGCAGCGATGACGTTTATGTTGAAAAGCTGATCGAAAAGCCGAAGCACATTGAAGTGCAAATTTTGGGCGACCACGAAGGAAACATCGTTCACCTTTATGAACGCGACTGCTCGGTGCAGCGCCGCCATCAAAAAGTCGTTGAGGTCGCGCCGAGCGTCTCGTTGTCGGACGAGCTGCGCGAGCGCATTTGCGAGGCGGCGGTGCAGCTGATGAAAAGCGTCGGCTACGTCAACGCCGGCACGGTCGAGTTTCTCGTTTCGGGCGACGAGTTTTATTTCATCGAAGTCAACCCGCGCATTCAAGTTGAGCATACGATCACCGAAATGATCACCGGGATTGACATCGTACAGTCGCAAATTTTAATCGCCGACGGCTTTTCGCTCCACAGCCCGGAAGTCGGCATTCCAAAGCAGGAGGACATCCGCATCAACGGCTATGCCATTCAATCGCGGGTGACGACCGAAGATCCGCTCAACAACTTTATGCCGGATACGGGAAAAATTATGGCGTATCGTTCCGGCGGGGGCTTCGGTGTGCGCTTGGACGCCGGCAATGGCTTCCAAGGGGCGGTCATTACGCCGTATTACGATTCGCTGCTCGTCAAAGTGTCGACATGGGCGTTGACGTTTGAGCAGGCGGCGAGAAAAATGCTGCGCAACTTGCGCGAATTCCGCATTCGCGGCATTAAAACGAACATTCCGTTTTTGGAAAACGTCGTGCAGCATCCGAAGTTTTTGTCCGGGGAATACGATACGTCATTTATCGATACGACGCCGGAATTGTTTGTATTCCCGCGCCGAAAAGACCGCGGGACGAAAATGCTGACGTACATCGGCACCGTGACGGTCAACGGCTTCCCTGGCATCGGCAAAAAGAAAAAGCCGGTGTTTGACAAACCGCGCGTGCCGAAGGTGAGCCAAACGGAGCCGATCCCAGCGGGAACGAAGCAAATTTTGGATGAACGCGGACCTGAAGGGCTTGTTCGCTGGATTCAAGAACAGCCGCGTGTATTGCTCACCGATACGACGTTCCGCGATGCTCATCAGTCGCTGCTCGCGACGCGCGTCCGCACGATCGACTTGTTGCGGATCGCTGAGCCAACGGCGCGTTTGCTGCCCAACTTATTCTCGCTTGAGATGTGGGGCGGGGCGACGTTCGACGTGGCGTATCGTTTTTTGAAAGAAGATCCATGGGATCGGCTGCTCAAGCTGCGCGAGCGCATCCCGAACGTGTTGTTCCAGATGCTGCTCCGCTCGGCCAACGCCGTCGGGTATAAAAACTATCCCGACAACGTCATCCGCGAGTTCGTCGACAAATCAGCGCAGGCCGGCATCGATGTGTTCCGCATTTTCGACAGCCTAAACTGGGTGAAAGGAATGACGGTGGCGATCGATGCCGTCCGGCAAAGCGGCAAAATCGCCGAGGCGGCGATTTGCTATACGGGCGATATTTTGGACCCGAACCGGCCGAAGTACAATTTGGATTATTACAAAGCGTTGGCGAAAGAGCTCGAGCAAGCCGGAGCGCACATTTTAGGCATTAAGGATATGGCTGGCCTTCTGAAGCCGCAGGCGGCGTACGTGCTCATTTCCGCGCTCAAGGAAACGGTCGACATTCCGATCCATTTGCATACGCATGACACGAGCGGCAACGGCATTTATACGTACGCCAAAGCGATCGAAGCCGGCGTCGATATCGTCGATGTCGCCGTCAGCTCGATGGCCGGCTTGACGTCACAGCCGAGCGCCAATACGCTCTACTATGCGCTTGAAGGAACGGAGCGGGCGCCGGAGGTCGATATTTACGGCTTGGAGCAGTTGGCCCGCTATTGGGAAGACGTGCGCAAGTTTTACCAAGAGTTTGAAAGCGGCATGAACGCCCCGCATACGGAAGTATACATGCATGAGATGCCAGGCGGCCAGTACAGCAACCTGCAGCAGCAGGCAAAAGCGGTCGGCCTCGGCGATCGGTGGGATGAAGTGAAAGAAATGTATCGCCGCGTCAACGACTTGTTCGGCGACATCGTCAAAGTGACGCCGTCATCGAAAGTTGTCGGCGATATGGCGCTTTACATGGTGCAAAACAATTTGACGGAGCAAGACATTTTTGAACGCGGCGAAACGCTCAATTTCCCGGACTCGGTCGTTGAGTTTTTCGAAGGCTATTTAGGCCAGCCGCACGGTGGATTCCCGAAAGAGTTGCAGCGCATTATTTTGAAAGGGCGCGAACCGATCACCGTTCGTCCGGGCGAGCTGCTTGAGCCGGTTGATTTCGAGCAAATCAAGCGGGAGCTGTACGACAAACTTGGCCGCGAAGTGACCGACTTTGACGCCATTGCCTATGCGCTTTATCCGAAAGTGTTTTTGGAATATGCCGAAACGGTGGAAAAATACGGCGACATTTCGGTGCTTGATACGCCGACGTTCCTGTATGGCATGCGCCTTGGCGAGGAGATCGAAGTGGAGATCGAGCGCGGCAAAACGCTCATTGTCAAGCTGGTGTCGATCGGCCAGCCGCAGGCGGACGGCACGCGCGTCGTTTACTTCGAGCTGAACGGCCAGCCGCGCGAAGTCATCATCCGCGATGAAAGCATCAAAGCGGCCGTCGCTGAGCGCATCAAGGCCGATCGGACGAATCCGAACCACATTGCCGCAACCATGCCGGGCACGGTGGTGAAAGTGCTCGTGGAGAAAGGGGAAAAAGTCGACAAAGGCGACCATTTAATGGTCACGGAAGCGATGAAGATGGAAACGACGGTGCAGGCGCCGTTTGCCGGCATTGTCAAAGACATTTACGTCAAAAGCGGCGACGCCATTCAAGCGGGGGATTTGCTGATCGAGCTGTCCAAATGA
- the ftsW gene encoding putative lipid II flippase FtsW — protein sequence MERQLWKKVLKCYDYPLIVAVIMLSLFGLIMVYSSSMVTAVIRFEVPSDYFYERQKLWLIAGFIAFAIMMAIPYKVWRAERWVKLVFFASPLMLIAVAFLGHTANNATSWFRVGALSIQPAELAKLGLILYLAAAFANKRKRLAEPVKSNLFPIYYTLAICFLIAIQPDFGTAAIVFVIAMCIIVSSGLRLVLLLKQLLFFTLIGTVLSPFWLPVAGKKIFSPERISRLYSFLDPFQYANGDGYQLVNSYLAIGLGGLKGVGLGKGIQKYGYLPESHTDFIMAVIAEELGLFGVAFTLGLLAFIVLRGLWIARRSHDAFGSLLAIGISVMIGFQTFINVGGVVGLIPITGVPLPLVSYGGTSLVLTMASLGLLVNISMFAKYEQRYKKAEKTVVSGQKRGLTF from the coding sequence ATGGAACGACAATTATGGAAAAAGGTATTGAAGTGCTATGATTATCCGCTGATTGTTGCGGTCATTATGTTGTCGTTGTTCGGGTTGATTATGGTGTACAGCTCGAGCATGGTCACCGCTGTCATCCGCTTTGAAGTGCCAAGCGACTATTTTTACGAACGACAAAAGCTGTGGTTGATTGCCGGATTCATCGCGTTCGCCATTATGATGGCGATTCCGTATAAAGTGTGGCGGGCGGAGCGATGGGTGAAACTCGTCTTTTTTGCTTCTCCATTGATGCTTATCGCCGTGGCCTTTCTCGGCCATACGGCCAACAATGCAACAAGCTGGTTTCGCGTCGGGGCGCTCTCGATCCAACCGGCGGAGCTCGCGAAGCTCGGCCTGATTTTATACTTGGCCGCAGCGTTCGCCAACAAGCGAAAGCGGCTGGCCGAGCCGGTGAAAAGCAATTTGTTCCCTATTTATTATACATTGGCGATTTGTTTCTTGATTGCCATACAGCCTGACTTCGGAACAGCGGCGATTGTGTTTGTCATCGCGATGTGCATCATTGTTTCATCCGGTTTGCGCCTCGTGTTGCTTCTGAAGCAGCTGCTTTTTTTTACATTGATCGGGACGGTGCTGTCACCGTTTTGGCTCCCGGTTGCCGGCAAAAAAATTTTTTCTCCTGAGCGGATATCGCGTCTTTACAGCTTTTTGGATCCCTTTCAATACGCAAACGGCGATGGCTACCAACTCGTCAATTCGTATTTGGCGATTGGGCTTGGCGGGCTGAAAGGAGTGGGGCTTGGCAAAGGCATTCAAAAATACGGCTACCTTCCAGAGTCGCACACCGATTTTATTATGGCGGTCATCGCCGAAGAGCTCGGCTTATTTGGTGTAGCGTTCACGCTTGGATTATTGGCGTTTATCGTGCTGCGCGGGCTTTGGATTGCCCGCCGCTCCCACGATGCGTTTGGGAGCCTGCTTGCGATCGGCATCTCCGTCATGATCGGCTTTCAGACGTTCATTAACGTTGGGGGAGTCGTTGGCCTTATTCCGATTACGGGGGTGCCGTTGCCGCTCGTCAGCTACGGGGGAACGTCGCTTGTCCTGACGATGGCTTCGCTCGGTCTGCTTGTAAACATTTCTATGTTTGCAAAATACGAACAACGGTATAAAAAAGCTGAAAAAACGGTGGTCAGTGGACAGAAAAGAGGTCTGACTTTTTAG
- a CDS encoding YlaN family protein, whose protein sequence is MTDESMSYREKAYALLQADAEKIIQLIRVQMDHLTMPQCPVYEEVLDTQMFGLSREIDFAVRLGLVEAKDGKELLDRLERELSALHEAVAKKRVR, encoded by the coding sequence GTGACGGATGAATCGATGAGCTATCGGGAGAAGGCGTACGCGCTTTTACAAGCGGATGCAGAGAAAATCATCCAACTCATCCGCGTGCAAATGGACCATTTGACGATGCCGCAATGTCCAGTGTATGAAGAAGTGCTTGATACGCAAATGTTCGGTTTGTCACGGGAAATTGATTTTGCCGTACGCCTCGGGCTTGTGGAGGCGAAAGACGGAAAGGAGCTCCTTGATCGGCTTGAGCGCGAACTTTCCGCGTTGCACGAGGCCGTGGCCAAAAAGCGCGTGCGATAA
- a CDS encoding molybdopterin-binding protein: MNDIIVLTGKVKFTITLDPGVWIFDDRKVDMEAYFSGTTPQLAEAEQEDEEIKKLSAFWDREIQEGAVFPPTLKTERRFLKEKIITGSFGMPFAPFLRNAEPLEDASELVIETEHGETVIPLEKAYDLIFAFSKNGKPLRDDGPVHIYFGDSSNRETPITHVRRLVVR; encoded by the coding sequence ATGAACGATATTATTGTGCTGACAGGAAAGGTGAAGTTTACGATCACGCTTGATCCCGGCGTCTGGATTTTCGACGACCGGAAAGTGGACATGGAGGCGTATTTCTCGGGAACGACTCCACAGCTGGCGGAAGCGGAGCAGGAGGACGAGGAAATCAAAAAGCTGTCGGCATTTTGGGATCGGGAAATTCAAGAGGGCGCTGTTTTTCCGCCGACGTTGAAAACGGAGCGGCGCTTTTTGAAGGAAAAAATCATCACTGGCTCATTCGGCATGCCGTTTGCCCCGTTTTTGCGAAATGCTGAGCCGCTTGAAGACGCGTCTGAACTTGTTATTGAAACGGAACACGGAGAAACAGTGATCCCTCTGGAAAAAGCATACGACCTAATTTTCGCTTTTTCCAAAAACGGAAAACCGTTGCGCGACGACGGTCCGGTGCACATTTATTTTGGCGACAGCTCCAACCGTGAAACGCCAATCACCCATGTGCGCCGGCTTGTCGTCCGATGA
- a CDS encoding PhoH family protein, with the protein MGKKIYVLDTNVLLQDPYSIFAFEDNEVVIPAVVLEEVDSKKRYMDEIGRNARQVSKLIDRLRENGKLHEKIPLENGGALRIELNHRSFHQLQEIFVEKTNDNRILAVAKNLSLEEQAKEDGRSVILVSKDALVRVKADAIGLQAEDFLSDRVVDVDHIYSGFLELYIGKDHLQRFYDKGELVLADIADHPFYPNQFIIMKDAFGSSASAIGIVDQNGKKVKKLTFHHEHIWGIRPRNVQQTMAFELLMRDDIPLVTLIGKAGTGKTLLALAAGLMQTEDFRTYKKLLVARPIVPMGKDLGFLPGEKEEKLRPWMQPIFDNLEYLFNTKKPGELDAILAGMSSIEVEALTYIRGRSLPEQFIIIDEAQNLTKHEVKTILTRVGEKSKIILMGDPEQIDHPYLDEYNNGLTYVVEKFKDQKIAGHIRLVKGERSALAQLAADLL; encoded by the coding sequence TTGGGAAAAAAAATTTACGTGCTCGATACGAATGTACTCTTGCAAGACCCGTATTCGATTTTCGCGTTTGAGGATAATGAGGTCGTCATTCCGGCGGTCGTGCTTGAGGAAGTGGATTCGAAAAAACGTTATATGGATGAAATTGGGAGAAATGCTCGCCAAGTGTCAAAGCTCATCGACCGTCTGCGCGAAAACGGGAAGCTGCATGAAAAAATTCCGCTGGAAAACGGAGGGGCGCTGCGTATCGAATTGAACCATCGTTCGTTTCATCAACTTCAAGAAATTTTTGTCGAAAAAACAAATGACAACCGCATTTTGGCGGTGGCGAAAAATTTATCGCTTGAAGAGCAGGCGAAGGAAGATGGACGCTCCGTCATTTTGGTGAGCAAAGATGCGCTCGTGCGCGTCAAAGCGGATGCCATCGGGCTGCAGGCAGAAGACTTTTTAAGCGACCGCGTCGTCGACGTCGACCATATTTACAGCGGATTTTTGGAGCTGTACATAGGAAAGGACCACCTGCAGCGGTTTTACGACAAAGGGGAGCTTGTGCTTGCTGACATCGCCGATCACCCGTTTTATCCGAACCAGTTCATCATTATGAAAGACGCGTTTGGCAGCTCGGCGTCGGCGATCGGCATCGTCGACCAAAATGGAAAAAAAGTCAAAAAGCTCACCTTTCATCACGAACATATATGGGGCATTCGTCCGCGCAACGTGCAGCAGACGATGGCGTTTGAGCTTCTCATGCGCGACGACATTCCGCTTGTGACGCTAATCGGCAAAGCCGGGACGGGCAAGACGTTGCTTGCCCTTGCCGCCGGGTTGATGCAAACGGAAGATTTCCGCACATACAAAAAATTGCTCGTCGCCCGGCCCATTGTGCCGATGGGGAAAGATCTCGGCTTTCTTCCAGGGGAAAAGGAAGAAAAGCTGCGCCCGTGGATGCAGCCGATTTTTGATAATTTGGAATACTTGTTCAACACAAAAAAACCGGGGGAGCTCGATGCGATTTTAGCCGGTATGAGTTCGATTGAAGTCGAGGCGCTCACGTACATCCGCGGCCGGAGCCTGCCGGAGCAGTTTATCATCATTGATGAGGCGCAAAATTTAACAAAGCATGAAGTGAAGACGATTTTGACGCGCGTCGGGGAGAAAAGCAAAATCATTTTAATGGGTGACCCGGAACAGATCGACCATCCATATTTGGATGAATATAATAACGGGTTGACGTACGTCGTCGAAAAGTTTAAAGACCAAAAAATCGCCGGTCATATCCGGCTTGTCAAAGGAGAGCGTTCGGCGCTCGCCCAGCTTGCCGCGGATTTGTTGTAG
- a CDS encoding YhcN/YlaJ family sporulation lipoprotein translates to MKRNCWLAAFFLPFLLLSGCTLGNDREANETNRSLVRVKNTVDEHIENKSGQEIARRLAEIADRVPNVHNATALVVGKYAIVGIDVGANLDASRVGTIKYSVAEALQKDPYGANAIIVADPDLYTRVRNIGRQIDEGRPVQAFMNEIADIVGRVMPEVPSDLFETTPKPTEENDGQLNEREERQLNEQQNKQSNEHLKGR, encoded by the coding sequence ATGAAGAGAAACTGCTGGCTCGCTGCTTTTTTCCTTCCTTTTTTGCTTTTGAGCGGCTGTACGTTAGGAAACGATCGTGAAGCAAATGAGACGAATCGTTCGCTCGTACGCGTCAAAAATACGGTCGATGAACATATCGAGAACAAATCCGGACAAGAAATCGCCCGCCGGCTGGCGGAAATCGCCGACCGTGTTCCAAACGTTCACAATGCCACCGCGCTCGTCGTCGGCAAATATGCCATCGTCGGCATTGACGTCGGCGCCAATCTGGACGCTTCGCGCGTCGGCACCATCAAATATTCCGTTGCTGAAGCATTGCAAAAAGATCCGTACGGCGCGAACGCCATTATTGTTGCCGACCCGGATCTTTACACCCGCGTGCGCAACATCGGCCGGCAAATTGATGAGGGGCGGCCGGTGCAAGCGTTCATGAACGAAATCGCCGACATCGTCGGACGAGTGATGCCGGAAGTGCCGAGCGATTTGTTTGAAACGACGCCGAAGCCGACCGAAGAAAACGACGGGCAGCTGAACGAACGGGAGGAGCGGCAGCTGAACGAACAGCAAAACAAGCAATCGAACGAACATTTAAAAGGCCGGTGA
- a CDS encoding YlaI family protein, with the protein MRVKCVLCDQIDTIDDESPLAKRLRNRPIHTYMCRECHDRITEKTKQRLATGKFRFYRGRRADDDW; encoded by the coding sequence ATGAGAGTCAAATGCGTGCTTTGCGACCAAATCGATACGATCGACGATGAATCGCCGCTCGCCAAGCGGCTGCGCAACCGCCCGATCCACACGTATATGTGCCGCGAATGCCATGACCGCATCACCGAAAAAACGAAACAGCGGCTGGCAACAGGAAAGTTCCGCTTCTATCGCGGCCGCCGCGCAGACGATGATTGGTGA
- a CDS encoding YlaH-like family protein, producing the protein MNVLERLTFFASLYKVHDDPERGMWLLYVTVLLLAALVYRLGFARRLPLLKNVIIYVLLALGCTILTFFAVFLPVAEGLAVAALVLIIYKVRLKQAKEGEKS; encoded by the coding sequence GTGAATGTGCTCGAACGGCTCACGTTTTTCGCCTCGCTTTATAAGGTGCACGATGATCCTGAGCGCGGTATGTGGCTATTGTATGTGACGGTGCTGTTGCTTGCCGCGCTTGTGTATCGGCTCGGTTTTGCCCGCCGCCTGCCATTGTTGAAAAACGTCATCATTTACGTATTGCTGGCGCTCGGTTGCACGATTTTGACCTTTTTTGCCGTCTTTTTGCCGGTGGCAGAAGGATTGGCCGTCGCCGCCCTCGTATTAATCATTTATAAAGTGCGCTTGAAGCAGGCGAAAGAGGGAGAAAAGTCATGA